The nucleotide sequence TTttgaggggaatggcgggcctcatgtacttgtcccattgctgcagagcagggcaagCCACTTACAGAGattgaggaaggtgtccttcttcatcctaaagttctgggtccattgttgatctccccagcgctccaggacgacgTGATCCCACCAATCGCTGCTGATgtccagatgcggtggggcatgcTGGCGTCTAAGAGCTGTAGCTGCTTCTCCACAGCCCCCCAGGAGGGTCCAGAAGacggcctgggggttgggctgcagcagatgttgcaaggcagcctccagaaAGTGCAGCCAAACTCACAGCAACATATCCAAAAGAAGCACacgagtgcccaggggcagctctggctccatggtgcagagtgctgtggtgtcctgagtgaggacaACCAAAGCATCcagggaaaaaaatgctttgtccctcagcgaggtaggcaagcaaataGGGGAACACGAGAACCGgttgtccagggggatccctttaagcaaagGCCTcagcctcaggtagcagccacaCACACTAAGTCCTGACCTAATGCTCTGCCAGaagtggtttcagctgcccttaaatgtgattcagcatccaatcagtgtgggtgcactattttgaaatagaaaaatgctattttgaaatgcattttgtgtttagatgtgttatttcgaattatcttattttgaaataactatttcgaaattagatatttttaaataacactgtaatatagatgtacccctagatATTAAATCCAGCCCTAgctgctgccggccctgcccagcagaagggttacactagaagaaggaaaatgtttttaaactgaATGTCAACAGTATGTGCTGGAGCTGGACTACTTCAGAGTGAGAATCTAGACTAACAGATTGACAAAAGAAGCCGTTGGAGATAGCCCAATGCTTCCCACTGATAAATCACAGAAATTGCTATTCCAGTTACAGATGTAGTACCTCCAGCTGACTTTACTATTTACAGTTTAATGACTGATCTCTTTGCCATTCTGAAGATGTAATTTAAGTTGCTGAATGTTGTGTGAAATATCAGCTAAGCATAGATGCAGTGTAGAGAGTCTGTGacaaacccctctcccccagatttatgaaatggactcatggacatgaatatacataactcaaaggtggtttgagtaaatgatttcatgtaacccatcaatcttcatgtcatgatctgctggtttggtttatcttactctgttgtatgtactGTTTGAGTGTGGAAAATTATACACTTGGAgcggggaatactttgtgggtttcaaacgtgaatgagagacatggagagTGTTACCCTCAACTGTTAAACTATCTCTTTTGTCCGTACGTCTgggcagtggttggtagggaggggcctcaattctttaacaaaaagaataggagaggagaggccttgatcttttggctgggctgcacctgaaggcaGGGGCCAGGGCCCCCAGGGTGTGGAAGACAgcctggtttagagtggcagttggaaaagaggttttagggcgagtttaagtttgcactgaCGTTTCAGTGGAGAATTTGCCAAGCGGTTTTGTTTTGTAACCTACTTCGCTCTGCCTACTTTCACTTAttaccatttaaatcctactgcttcaacttaataaaaccatttttattttctatcaaacccagtataagcgattgttacctggggggcaaccagtgtgcacgtTCCCCCTTTCGTTgttaattctttggggtttgatcccatctggggagtgctctctcaggagactgggccctaaactgcattctccttggacctgaagaggttcagtgtctgtgctgcttctcggtgggggcaaggacctcagcttgggggagaccagggagctgacccagcaggactgggcagtgaggagccccagaaagcaggaaGGCGAGTAGCAGAGGCCGGgtcagcaccccaggaggcacccccaaggggtcatctgtgaccgcaccccgtcACAGAGTCCTAGACCAGTTTCCTAGGAAACCTCTTCAAAGACCTATTTGTTGTAAAAGTTTTTGATGCTGTAAGGAAGAGCTTTTGCCTGGCTTAAGGGAAATTAATTGTTTCCTGACTAATTTAAATATCTGAGGAAGCATCTTGTAAAAtgtccttttaaatgtattaaaaaaaaaaagcataaaggTTTTTCGGCTTCCTTATTGACATTGGgaggcgctttttttttttttttttttttctggtgaatCTGTTTTTTCTCTGGCTGTCACCCAGTAAAAACAGTGAAACTGACACTAAGCCAAATGCATAAAGGAAACACACTTGAGAAAATATATTGTTCTGCTAATGACTTTCAGTTTGTCATCTTAGATAGTTCTTGTTACAATAATAGGTATGATCCCTTCAGGTAGAAATATAATATTCAAGTTGATGGTGTCCCAAGTTGAATGGTAGGGGTGCATGTGTAAAAGTTAACACCCGTCTCTGGCAGCAAAACGAGAGAGAGGTCAGTTGATCAAATACACAACTAATGAAATTATTTCAATGGGCCTATACTTGGGAGTAAGCAGTGTCTTTCTAAAATACTTGTATTTGCCCCCTAACAGCTGGAGCTGTATAAATGCCTAACACCACCATAAGATATACAGGACTGGCAGCATTATGGAAGTCACATTAAGGTGGTTATGTCTCCATTTACATTCcttcaattttctttaaaaaaaccctcaaaacttCAACATACAACTTCTTATTTGCTCTCTAGGAACATCACCATTAGTTTGGGCATTTTTTATATACACTAATTATAATAGGGTGTCTTGCCACTTTAAGGGCCGGAAGGCTTAGGGTTGGCCAGCCAGTCCTGTTCAATTAACCAACCTGTATTCAATTAACCAGCCTGTATCGGTTATTGGACTTAGGAGGAAGAAAGCCCAGTGGTTAGGTGCTGTCTGGAGAGGAGAGCAAACAGGTTCCTCTCATATGAGACAAGAAGCCTGGCTCAGGTTAGGAACAGTCTGATGGCAGTGGCCAGCCCTACTCTTGGTAGGAGGGTAGATCTGGACCAGATTGTTGGGAGATCCGTAGCCAGTGGTTAGATGGTACCATAAGACAGGCCATTGCTGTCCACCTGCATGAAAAAAATATAAGGCATGGAGTTGAATTTTTCTTGTATTTCTCATGAATTATTTTATAATTTGAATGTACAACCTACTTCCCCTGTTGTAGGATGTTTCGTAAGCATGAAATGGACTTACACCATCATATAAGCACACAGGAATTGAAAATGTTATAGTTTCACATTTTAGAAGGTACTTTACTAGATGAAATACTTTAATACTACATTGTTTACTTACTCAGAAATGTTGCTACTGCCTCAACAGCACCGTTATAAACATAACTCTGAGATGGTGCTTTGTCGTTCCATAATACCTGGACATAATTCACAACCTGGTTATAGCCAGCAGTGGCTAAAGCCCACCAGAGGGACCAGAAAAGAAGATTCTTTGTGCAATAGCATTCCTTTAAATCCTTGCATAACTGCACAAGCATGTGATGCTGGTGCTTGTCAGACTGGCATTCAGGTGAAGTTGAGGGGATGACAGATTTCCTAGCAGCTTTGTCCTCTTGGCAACTTAGCTGCTTGATGCTGGATACATTTGGCATTGTGTCTTGATCCGTGGCTCCTTGGGGAGTTCCAGGGCTatgctttttgtgaaagaacatGCTGCTTTTTGGCATTGGTAGAAAAAATGAGGATAGGAACGCCACAGATAAGGAAGCCAAACTGATGGCATTGAGATAAAAATAGGACAGATTTGCCAGAGATACTAAAAGTTGCCCCAACGCCGCTGCAACTGTGCTGGCAACCAGTGTGATGCTTCTGCAATAGCTAGTCACTTTCTGATAATGGTCAGCACTGACGATGCTGTAAATGTAGGCATAATAGGCAACTTCGGTAGCTGTTACCATTCCATAAAAAAACTCCATTATCTGCATTGCGAGCACTCCTTTGGCAAATAAAAGCATCAGCCATGTAATAATGAAGCTAAAGCCTTGTAGAGTGATGATGGGCTTATAGCGCACGTAGTCTGTAATCAAAAAAACAGGAAACAGCAGCACCAGATAAGAGTATGTCCAAACTGGGAAAATCTTGTTTGTAGCCtagaagggaaaggaaggaatgctgtgattttttttgtgtaTAAGTGAATGCATTTGGAGACAGGATCACACTCATTGCTGTTCATTCAGTGCATAAAATACAGAACTATAAGTATGCATGATGCACAAATCTTGTACTACTTTCACcgctttaataaaaatattttctgtctacGAACCACCTGATTATTACCTTCTGTCATGAAATTctcagctggccctttaagacagAACTGGGGATTGAGCTCCTAGTCTTTCACAGGAGAAATATCATGCATGTATCTTTCTGtaataaactagccaattagcccaccataaaacgggattttcaggtctttcctccacgttggtcttctctcctgagcctccagtctctctctcctcctccttcttctgcctcctactgcccccccaactctcctccgccttctgcctctctccgtctctttctcttttccccctcctgcctctcactctccctttctcttctcctcctcctcctccctctcactctcttcgctctcctctgtctccgtcggggatgcaccctcgtccaggcccctctcccaggcacgtatgtcaccgccctgccccccttctccttccgccgtggcactcggctgacttctgcgccgctcagtcGGGCTGCCATGCGGGAGCAAGCAGCAtaaacggcctctctctctcttctcctaatgcctcaccctccctctctctcagctctcatctgcctcctgcctctctctccatctctctcttctctccctcccgcctctcactctgtgtttctcttctcttctcctgctGCGTCTCTCGCGCACTCTCTCttgctgtcctctgcctcctccgttctcctctctgtctcctctgcgtccgctctgctttcctccttttgaatccggtgccctttcctgatgtcagagatgcatggtcatccaggccccgccccctggctgttccctctgggtggcgctgttgcctcccgccgtggtgctctgctgatttctgcgctgctcagccggtcCGTCATGAGtacggaccccaaacggccacttgtgccCGCGCGGAGGCCCGACTGAGcgacgcagaagtcagccgaacgCCATGGCAGgaagcaacagcgccgcccagagggaacagccagtgtttcagcattacagagtcacagacattgggctactattaTATATGATGTCTGAGACTGAGATTGCCTTATAGTTTCTTTCTGAAGAATAAAGTGTACTCAGTGTTTTGTTCCATATAATGAGAAGCCAGTTGTAGCCATACCTCCTCAATGGTCAGGTTTTTATCTGGTCCCACTAGATAAGGGGTGAGAAAAGGTTCTGATGGCCTCATCATGGAGAAGAAGCCATATATGCAAAGGACCAGAGTAGGATAAATCCAGCTTTTGCTTTGTACTTCCTTCCAGCAATCCATGCCCTGGCCAACTGAAATAAAGCGAAGGAAATGGTTAGTTAGTAGACTGGGGCTCTTCACTGGAATTGAAGGTTATtttaacatttattatttttaaaaggtcttGAACATTGAATACAGAAGTTCCGCCTTTTGTTAAAAATGCAGCGAACTCTTGCTGAAATGTGCAGACTGGTAGAAATTCCATTCagtttgtgtttattttaaaggatTTGAAGGGATTACAAAGGACTGCTTCCAAGAGTGTTCACTATGGAATTCAGTTTAATTATTctcttatttaaatattttatgacAATGAAATTAACCCAGGAAAAATTTTCCCAGACAGTTGATGATTGAGGAATTGTTTTTAACTTGCATTACCTACTTGAGAGCAAACTGTGCCCCAGTTTGATCTGTTTCTTAATTTTTTCCTCCCAGATCTTTCTGCTTTCATGTGCAGGTCTCCCAAAGCTCAGTGGAAGTCAGGCTGCCCAAAGAGGGGAGAAGACTTTAGTAAACTATAGAAAGGATACTCTGCAAGTGTAAACTGGCAGAGTTCCACACAAGCCTGCTTTGTATCCAGTCtcattatttaaaatgtaagtGGAAGTTGTTTAAATGGACCCTGCTCAGGTGCAAGTGTAAATGAATGTGGGTGAGCCAAATTCAGATGACATGCCTCACTGGAAGCTGTGTCTTCTACACTAACTTGAATTCTCTTTAGAAGTTTGACTGTAGCTTACACTATCTTCAGTGTGACTTCTGAATTTGAGCTGGTTAATCTATTGGGAATCTTAGCTGGTACCACTTTCAGTCACCTCAAAGCACAGGTTGCACTATTTTAGatccccagaggttcatttcaGCTTTCATCCTCATGCCAATGTATAACTTTATGCCTAGGGCTGACTGAACATTTtcagtaatttttgatgggaaaTACATTTTTTCAATTAAGCAGATTTTTGTTCAGAATGTATGCTTTTGTCAAATTTCAGCTTTCACTGGCAAACCTGAAAGTCACACTGCTTTCAATTTAGGGATGAAAAGTCACAAATTTCCATTGAAACTCTGACAATCACCACCACTCCATTAGATACATTTTTCTGTGCAGCTATACACCTACTAATTCTAAGGGAGTTCAGATTGTTTAATTCACTATCTAATGTGCCAGAAGAGTTGTTATAGGAAGCAAAGTGATTTGCAGGGTGTGTATATAAAGTAAGGACTTTCAAGTCTACTTTAATTTACACCTTCTTCTACCACACTTGGTTAGGATCCCTGACATGGCAGGAAGTAGGGATTCTGATTTATTCGCTTTTCAAATTCTGAAGCAATGCATaatctattgacttcaatagattTACTTCAGGTTTGTTTGTCCTGGGTGAATTTTGTTGGAGAGCCACTAGGGGGCAAGATAATCTCAACAATTGAGCAGAGGACAGTAAAGAGCCAAATGCCAGAGTAGATTAGAGCTGTACTGCTACCACTGAACTGGTCCTACTTCTATCCTTGACATTGCAGTCACTAGTCCTGTTCCATTGCTGAAACTGCAGCCGCACGTTCTGACTCTGCCATGTCTTCTATCCTCCCATTTCATCACAACAGCATTTTCTCACTGTATTTCCCGAAGAGGAAAATGACACCCTCAACTGCTCAGCCGAAGCCAggtcccccccgccctcccggctGTTGCTGGTCACTGGAGCATCTCATCCCTCCCATGCTGGGTTGCTGCCCAGTCACTGGAACCCTGTAAGGGCCCTGCGTGCTGGAATGCTGCTTCCCCACTCAGCCAAGGGGGCTGGCATCTCCACTTGCCCCATCTGCATTGCACCCCCCATCCCTAAGAGTGGGTATTTGTCTCCTTTGCTCTTGCTGATGAAGTCAAATGCCTCCTGACTCTCTTATCCCCAGAaggctggctgtgagcagggcTTAAAAAGAGGGACAGTCCTGGCCAAAATGGGGCATGTGGTCATTCCTGACCCTCCTTTCCCTTGAAGAGAAGTGACACCACTGTTGCTGCTAAGATACAACATGATGGGCAATCCTGTAACTGGACAGATATGCTTCACAAGATACCGAGAGGCTGAACAATAACAGCAAAAAACACATTTCCCTGTGTACTTAAGAGGAGCATATTTAGCAAAACTCATGTCACCTGCATAGATAACCAAGGCTCCAATTCCTTCTTATTGGGTTTGCTTTTTAGAGCTAGTCTGCCACTACACACCTTCAAGAATTAAGGTAGATTCTTTGCTGTGTGCCTGGCCATGCTGTGAGGGCCAATGCAAGGGGTTGGGAGACCCCTGCTTTCTCCCCATCTCATTTGAGACTTTTTTCCATCACTAGGGATGCtagcagtgagcagcacctgtgTGCTAGGGAATTCAGAGGCTGCTGTGCAGTTGATTAAAAGGGTGGGTGCTGTTTTTACACTTCGCTCCCATGTGCATCCATAGAGCACCCAGGGACAATGACTCATAGTTAGGCTGCGATTAAGTCATGGACTCTGACTTCCATAGACTCCTGTGACTTCCACCAGTGCTAGTTGGGAGCTGCAGAGTTCCCTGCTATCTGTGGAGGCAGGGAGCTGTGGAGTGCCCCAGATGGAGGTAGCTCCTAGCCTCTGtgggtcggggaggggggagggaaagacccCTTCTCCCACAGCTGGGAGTCACCAGCGGAGATGGACCCTGGAGCTGCAAGCCCCAGGATGGTGGAGGGCACTGGAGCTCCCAGCACACGAGTAGAtgcccagcctctcttcccccattTTGTCACGGATATTTTTAGTAAGAATCACAGGGATAGGCCACAAGCTTCCATGAATTTTCATTATTGCCCATGTCCtgtctgacttttactaaaaatatgtgATACAATCTTACCTTACCCATAGTTAATATAAAAATCGAGTGTCCGTGCATTTTTTCTGGACAACTAATATCTCATCACAGTAATCTTTGTTCTGAGCAACATGAGCATCACCCTCTACAGGTTTCAGCAAATGCTACTTGAACCTTTCTTTTTATACTTGAGCAACCCTAGTGAGTACACCCAGACCCAGTGCCATGCACACACAAACTAATTCCCAATCCAGGCACAGGTTTCTTACAGCTGTGTCctgtttttcctttcccttcaGTCTTTTTCTTCATCTTACCCAAGAGCATAAGTGATTTTTATTGTTGCTGTGGCACTTATATGATGGACAATCGTTCTTGAAGGTAAGCTTTTTACCTTTTCACTGAAGTTCTGCAGGAAAGGGCTGTCCCTTGCACTTTCCCTTTGTTACCACCCCTTCTTTTACTCTAATAGTTCTTTGTCCTTTTGAAAAGTTGCTAAACTTCCTTGATTGTGAAACAGCAACAACACCTCTTTGTTTTCCTATTTACCCATCCAGATCTTAATCTCATCACTTTTTCCAGAGCTGCTATtctttccctgcccttctcatttcGTTAATTTTCATATTCTTATAGCGCTGAATTATCtccctttcttttctcccttttcccatGGAAGTTATTGGACTATAGGTTTTGTAAACTCAGATGCAATCAAACCTGGTCTGCCGTGGCTGGTTCTTGAATCTCTTTTGCCCCGCCTCGGTACAGTTCCCTTTTTAATATTCCATGTTCTTTTGTTTCTCCTAGTTCAAAAAACTTGTTCCTCTTGCATTCCAGCTACTGTAGTACTCCTGTTTGGCCTCCTTCCTGCTGCACTTGTCTTTTCAACTTGATTTACCAGACACCTTCCTGAAAATCTGCCCAGCTGGCTCTGTTGCACCACTCCCTTTGGAATTAGTTCCAAGTGTTTTAAAGGAACAGTAAATTAATTCTGGCATATTATTTATTTGCACTGTGCAGGGACAGAAAGACACCAGCTAATAAAGACGAGGGCGCACGCTGCTACTCCCTGTGAAACATACAGGTGGTAAATGTGATCCCTTTTCCTGAAGAACTTGTCATCTAAATGACTGTGTGGACTGTAGACCAACAAAGTGATGGAGGTCAAGGACAAGCATACTGATACCAAGTAATGAGGTGATGAGAGCCAGTTACTGAATGGTTTGTTGGTTCCAAATCATTCCAATGGTTTACTATATAAAATAGTTGCTGGGTGGGGCTAGTCCCTGGAAGAGGCCACAACCAAAGTGGTTCTGGAGAAGGGTAGTGAATAGGAGAATAACTGTCAGACTACAAAAGATGTATGAAGTGTACATATAAGTGTATGCAGTGTAGTTGTTGGGCTCTGAGATCTTCCACGTGGCCAGATCTTCCACTGGGCTAAGTTAGCATAGGCCTGCTAGGTTCTCTAAATCTTGCAGACACACAGTGGCTGAAGTATATGGTCTCAGGAGATTCTGCTCCAGCCAAGGAGAATAGCAAGCTATGGAGACTAGCACTGTGTAGCTAAAACAAAGGAACTTTGTTTTTAATAGAAGGGACACTGTACTCCCTTCCATACCCTTTTAGTTCACTAGACCTCCCGTTGCCCATGATTTGCCCATCCTTACTGatcacactgaggctgtgtctagactgcatcccttttccataaaagggatgcaaattagacacatcgcaattgcaaatgaagcggggatttaaatctcccccgcttcattagcataaaaatggctgctgcttttttccggctcggagctttgctggaaaaaagcgccagtctaga is from Pelodiscus sinensis isolate JC-2024 chromosome 10, ASM4963464v1, whole genome shotgun sequence and encodes:
- the SLC19A3 gene encoding thiamine transporter 2, which gives rise to MDCWKEVQSKSWIYPTLVLCIYGFFSMMRPSEPFLTPYLVGPDKNLTIEEATNKIFPVWTYSYLVLLFPVFLITDYVRYKPIITLQGFSFIITWLMLLFAKGVLAMQIMEFFYGMVTATEVAYYAYIYSIVSADHYQKVTSYCRSITLVASTVAAALGQLLVSLANLSYFYLNAISLASLSVAFLSSFFLPMPKSSMFFHKKHSPGTPQGATDQDTMPNVSSIKQLSCQEDKAARKSVIPSTSPECQSDKHQHHMLVQLCKDLKECYCTKNLLFWSLWWALATAGYNQVVNYVQVLWNDKAPSQSYVYNGAVEAVATFLSSVSSMAVGYVTINWDLAGELALGTFSAVDAGSLFLMHFTANIWACYASYLVFKSCYMLLITIAMFQIAVNLSMERYALMFGLNNFVALVIQTILTVVIVDSGGLGLKVDIQFLIYGGYFAIIAGIFFIRSIYTIASIQCKKETQNFSSEHQNNKEQASETRL